The sequence GAAGGACCAGTAGCGATAGCCGGCCGCCTGGGCCTGCCCCGCCGTGCCGAGGACGGCGAGCAGGAGGCCCAGGACCAGCAGGGCCAGGCGGCGGCGGATCACGGCTGCTTCTTCTTGTTGCGGGTGCTGAGGAGGAAACCGACGCCGATGCCGCCGACCAGGCCGACCCCGACGATCCACCAGACGCTCACCCCACCGTCGTCCCCGCTCTCGTCCTGAGCGTCCTGCTTGTCGCCCTTGTCGCCCTTGCCGTCCTTGGCGTCGGCCGACGGGTCGGAGATCTCGCCCGCCGGGCCGGTCGCGCCGAGCTGCTTCACGAGGTCGGCGCCGCCGAACGCGCGCGGATCCGTCCCCGTGGCGTGCGCCGCGAAGATCAGCTGCGCGTACGCGGCCGGGCCGCTCTTAGCCGCCCAGGGGCCGGAGTTCTTCTCCAGCCAGGCCAGCGGCTTCCTGGCGTCGGCCGGGCGGCCCGCCGCCGCGAGCGCGACGACCGTGTCGGCGGTGTTGCCGTAGTCGGGCTGGTCCTCGGAGCCCGCGAGGGCGGACTCCAGGTACCCGGACCCGGCGACCGCACCGGCGAGGTACTCGGCGCCGTTGGCCGCCGCCTGCTCCGGGGCCGGGGACTTCCCGCCCGCGCACTCGGCGGCCCCGGCGGACTTCCCGTCGTCCTCGGGGTCCGTCACCAGGCCCTCGCCGAGCGCGCCGAGCACACCCGCGGCCGTGGCGTCGGCGTTCGCCGCGAGCTTGCCCTTCTTGTCGGGCTGGAAGGCGAAGGCGCCCCCGCCGTCCTCGTCGCAGGGGACGGCGAGGGCGCGCAGGGCGTCGTACGGCGTCCGGTCGCCCTTCGACCGCAGGTCCTCGGCGTCGGTGTCCGCGGCCTCCAGGGCCCCGATCACGACGGACGTCGAGTTGGTGTCGCTGGCCCCGCCGGGCAGGTAGCCCCAGCCGCCGTCCTTGTTCTGCACGGACTTCAGCCACTTCACGGCCGCGCCGGTCGCGGCGTCGTCGGCGTCGAGCGCCGCCAGAGCCTGGAGGGCGGCGCCCGTGCTGTTCGTGTCGACCTGCGTCTTGGCGTCGCACTTCGCGGCCGGGTCCGCGCGGTAGGCCGCGAAACCGCCGTTCGCGCACTGCTGCCCGGTGAGCCAGTCGACTGCCTTCGCCGCGGGCTTCACACCCACGGTGTGCTGGGCGAGCAGCGCCAGCGACTGCCGCCAGACACCGTCGTACGTGGGGTCGGTGCTGCCGTACAGACCCGAGGGGAACGCCTGCGACGGAGACGAGGACGGGGACGCGGAGGGCGACTCGTCGGCGAGGGCGGCCGGCGCGAACGCCGTGCCGATCACGGCGGTGGCGGCCAGTACCGCGGCACTGCGGCGGACAAACATGATCGGCGGGTGCCTCTCTGTACTCATGGGTTCGCCGACGGGGATGCCCCTTCGGCTCTCCCTGCGGGGGGAGCAGCCGGGCAGCCCGGAGCCCGGGCGGCTCGGCTCCGTATGCCTCGACGGTGCCGGTCACCGGGGTCCCGGTGACGCGAGCCGGTCACGTTCCGTACGGGGCAATCCGGCTCGCCGCCCGGCGGGAACAGGGCGGCACACGGCTGCGGGTCAGCGCCGGATTTGCACCGGCTTCCCCCCGTACGAGTGTGATGACGACCTGCTCACTGTACCGGCCCGTAGGAATGCGGCCGGGGGCGGCGATGCCTTCGGGGCCGCGATGCCCAGGGGCGGTGATGCGCCTGGGGGCCGGCCGCGTGGGCCGGTAGCTTCGACTCAGGGGGAGTACGGGGTGCGGTACCGGACGGAGCGCGGGGGGAAGCATGGGGGATCACGCACGGATCGGCGGCCTCGTCGGGTCGGGGCGCAGGGCGGACGTCTACGCGTACGAGTCCGAGGGTGATGGGACGGACGGGGCGGGTGGTGGGGCG is a genomic window of Streptomyces sp. NBC_00414 containing:
- a CDS encoding prenyltransferase/squalene oxidase repeat-containing protein, which encodes MFVRRSAAVLAATAVIGTAFAPAALADESPSASPSSSPSQAFPSGLYGSTDPTYDGVWRQSLALLAQHTVGVKPAAKAVDWLTGQQCANGGFAAYRADPAAKCDAKTQVDTNSTGAALQALAALDADDAATGAAVKWLKSVQNKDGGWGYLPGGASDTNSTSVVIGALEAADTDAEDLRSKGDRTPYDALRALAVPCDEDGGGAFAFQPDKKGKLAANADATAAGVLGALGEGLVTDPEDDGKSAGAAECAGGKSPAPEQAAANGAEYLAGAVAGSGYLESALAGSEDQPDYGNTADTVVALAAAGRPADARKPLAWLEKNSGPWAAKSGPAAYAQLIFAAHATGTDPRAFGGADLVKQLGATGPAGEISDPSADAKDGKGDKGDKQDAQDESGDDGGVSVWWIVGVGLVGGIGVGFLLSTRNKKKQP